The following coding sequences are from one Ignavibacteriota bacterium window:
- the mreD gene encoding rod shape-determining protein MreD, whose product MIARQFRFAFVGFLLIVVQTTIARYLSVADIAPDLLAIFIVYLAVKEGQLSGTMWGFLVGLGIDMMAGSFIGLSALTKTFGGFIAGYFHEEGQNKFTLGSYRFLIVVFLSSFAQNILYFLLFTRGSDIGLVSAIVEYGVTTTLYTTLVSLFPVMIVARTSVKVNVE is encoded by the coding sequence ATGATAGCGCGGCAATTTCGTTTTGCGTTTGTAGGGTTTCTTCTCATCGTTGTGCAGACGACGATTGCGCGCTATCTCAGCGTCGCAGACATCGCTCCCGATTTGCTTGCAATTTTTATCGTGTACCTCGCCGTGAAGGAAGGACAACTAAGCGGAACTATGTGGGGGTTTCTCGTCGGGTTGGGAATTGATATGATGGCGGGAAGTTTTATAGGTCTATCCGCGCTGACGAAAACATTCGGCGGGTTCATCGCCGGTTACTTTCACGAAGAAGGTCAAAACAAATTTACGCTTGGAAGTTACCGGTTTCTGATTGTCGTTTTTCTTTCTTCGTTCGCGCAGAACATTCTCTACTTTCTTCTCTTCACGCGCGGCTCAGACATCGGCTTGGTGTCGGCGATTGTCGAGTATGGCGTCACGACAACACTCTACACAACGCTCGTCTCGTTATTTCCTGTTATGATTGTTGCACGAACATCGGTGAAGGTCAATGTGGAATAG
- a CDS encoding 3'-5' exonuclease yields MKFLAIDFETADYGRDSACAVGLVRVENNIIVKKETHLIRPPRRNIHFSYLHGITWDDVKHQPTFGELWEEIHAMMHDVDFLVAHNASFDKGVLYACCQSAGITPPDIPFKCTVKLSRQLWKLKPANLAAVCRHFGIPLRHHDAASDTEACAKIMIRALETMKQSPG; encoded by the coding sequence ATGAAATTCCTTGCTATAGATTTTGAAACTGCCGACTACGGGCGCGATAGCGCGTGCGCTGTCGGGTTGGTGCGCGTGGAGAATAATATCATCGTGAAGAAAGAGACACACCTGATTCGCCCGCCGAGAAGAAATATTCACTTCTCTTATCTTCATGGAATTACATGGGACGATGTGAAGCATCAACCAACATTCGGAGAGTTATGGGAAGAGATTCATGCAATGATGCACGATGTAGATTTTCTCGTCGCTCATAATGCAAGTTTCGACAAAGGCGTGCTTTATGCGTGTTGTCAATCGGCAGGAATAACACCGCCGGATATCCCGTTTAAATGTACCGTGAAACTCTCGCGGCAATTATGGAAATTGAAACCGGCAAATCTTGCGGCCGTGTGCCGGCATTTCGGAATTCCGCTCAGGCACCACGATGCGGCTTCGGATACGGAAGCGTGTGCGAAAATTATGATTCGCGCGTTAGAGACGATGAAGCAATCTCCGGGTTGA
- the mreC gene encoding rod shape-determining protein MreC: MQRLFGLVRSLREYLVFSLLILVSLLLLSANDNPQLREVRAYTVGFIGLVQDALSVIPNVFQLQRENEILRQLNVNLADEVSRLREARLENIKLREMLGLRESSPYPILAADVVAKSTHMLRNTITLNVGEADGVKPDMPIISEAGLVGKITTTSSRFSVGQLMFNKDFRASAKVERSRVDGIIAWDGGEFVRLKNVPKKQDVVQGDIVVTSEYSNVFPPRVRIGRVVHVEEKPASLFKDIEIEPSVDFIRLEQAFIVLLTPDTSRTVIEHQSPEGK; the protein is encoded by the coding sequence ATGCAAAGACTTTTCGGTTTAGTTCGTTCTCTCAGAGAATATCTCGTTTTCTCCCTCCTCATTCTCGTTTCATTACTTCTTCTCAGCGCAAATGATAATCCGCAGTTGCGGGAAGTGCGCGCATACACTGTCGGGTTTATCGGACTTGTACAGGATGCGCTCTCGGTCATACCCAATGTATTTCAGTTGCAACGAGAGAACGAAATTCTCCGGCAGTTGAATGTGAATCTTGCTGATGAAGTGAGCCGCTTGCGCGAAGCGCGGCTGGAAAACATCAAACTGAGAGAAATGCTGGGGCTGCGTGAGTCGAGTCCGTACCCGATTCTCGCCGCGGACGTTGTGGCAAAAAGTACGCACATGCTGAGAAACACCATCACGCTCAACGTCGGCGAAGCGGATGGAGTGAAACCCGATATGCCAATCATCTCCGAAGCAGGATTGGTCGGGAAAATTACAACGACGAGCAGTCGTTTTTCCGTCGGGCAGTTGATGTTCAACAAAGATTTTCGGGCGAGCGCAAAAGTGGAGCGAAGCCGCGTGGATGGAATTATCGCGTGGGATGGCGGCGAGTTTGTCCGCCTGAAGAACGTTCCGAAAAAGCAGGATGTCGTTCAGGGAGACATCGTTGTCACCTCAGAGTACAGCAATGTGTTTCCTCCCCGTGTTCGAATCGGGCGCGTCGTTCATGTCGAAGAAAAACCCGCGTCGCTCTTCAAAGATATTGAAATCGAGCCGAGCGTGGATTTCATTCGCCTTGAACAGGCATTCATCGTTCTCCTCACACCGGATACGAGCCGTACCGTCATTGAACATCAATCACCTGAAGGCAAATGA
- a CDS encoding thioredoxin family protein, with product MTEQQLKTGNPLPSFSHLPATDEKNYSSNDFTNEILVIVFSCNHCPYVQAYEERMIAFQSEYAPKGVQLVAINSNDEINYPDDNFESMVKRAKLKGFNFIYLRDENQTVAKAFGATHTPQFFVFDKARTLCYSGKFDDSWKDTQAVKENYLRDAVDALLAGKEVNVQETYSIGCTIKWR from the coding sequence ATGACAGAGCAACAACTCAAAACTGGGAACCCACTCCCTTCATTTTCCCACCTTCCCGCCACCGACGAAAAAAATTATTCATCAAACGATTTTACAAACGAAATTCTCGTTATCGTTTTCTCGTGCAATCATTGTCCGTATGTGCAGGCGTACGAAGAACGGATGATTGCATTTCAAAGTGAGTACGCTCCAAAAGGTGTTCAACTTGTCGCTATCAATTCAAACGATGAAATAAATTACCCGGACGATAATTTCGAGAGCATGGTAAAGCGGGCGAAGTTGAAAGGATTCAACTTCATCTATTTGCGGGATGAGAATCAAACGGTAGCGAAAGCATTTGGCGCAACACATACGCCACAGTTTTTTGTGTTTGATAAAGCACGGACACTCTGTTACTCCGGCAAGTTCGATGATAGTTGGAAAGATACTCAGGCGGTAAAAGAGAATTATCTTCGCGATGCAGTTGACGCATTGCTTGCAGGGAAGGAAGTGAACGTGCAGGAAACGTATTCCATCGGATGTACAATTAAATGGAGATAA
- a CDS encoding T9SS type A sorting domain-containing protein, whose protein sequence is MRRIILLSMLFFLLIFSHQTFSQRVIVLVIDGARYSESFGAESTYMPKIWKNMKPLGTTWSNFRNEAYTLTNPGHASILSGTWQTIDNNGTLRPTMPTVFEYFRKQTGADTSAVYVAVGKPKLNVLTYSTHADYGINYKASQFIGSSDASVYSGVLSIMNTKRPRLMIINFPSVDVAGHAGNWNNYLTAISVADSLTYELWKKIQADSVYKDSTTLFITNDHGRHDNSHGGFQNHGDACEGCRRIMLLAIGEKFPAGKTVTTTRTQRDIATTIGELLSFGTPHSLGSNLLADTTSVTGVDEHELHTPTEFFLEQNYPNPFNPVTVISYQLKGKNFVTLKLYDVLGKEVATLVNEIQSGGYKSIRFDGSSFSSGVYYYQLNVGDFSQTKKLLLLR, encoded by the coding sequence ATGAGACGAATAATATTACTTTCGATGCTATTCTTCTTATTGATTTTTTCACATCAAACATTTTCCCAACGGGTCATTGTGTTGGTGATAGACGGCGCGAGATACTCCGAGTCGTTCGGAGCGGAAAGTACGTACATGCCGAAAATCTGGAAGAACATGAAACCGCTCGGAACGACATGGTCAAACTTCCGCAACGAAGCGTACACGCTGACGAACCCCGGACACGCTTCGATTCTTTCCGGCACATGGCAGACAATTGATAACAACGGAACACTTCGCCCGACGATGCCGACCGTGTTTGAATACTTCAGGAAACAAACCGGCGCGGATACTTCAGCAGTGTATGTCGCAGTCGGGAAACCGAAATTAAATGTTCTCACCTACAGCACACACGCAGACTACGGCATCAATTACAAAGCCTCGCAGTTTATCGGCTCAAGTGATGCAAGTGTTTACAGCGGCGTTCTTTCCATCATGAACACGAAGCGACCGAGATTGATGATAATAAATTTCCCAAGCGTAGATGTTGCGGGACATGCAGGAAACTGGAACAATTATCTCACCGCAATCAGCGTCGCCGATTCGTTGACGTATGAGTTGTGGAAGAAAATTCAAGCCGACTCTGTTTACAAAGACAGCACGACGTTGTTCATCACCAACGACCACGGACGACATGACAACTCGCACGGAGGATTTCAAAATCACGGAGACGCGTGCGAGGGATGTCGCCGCATCATGCTGCTTGCCATCGGAGAAAAATTTCCCGCCGGAAAAACCGTCACAACAACACGAACACAACGGGATATCGCGACAACAATCGGAGAGTTGCTTTCATTCGGAACTCCGCATTCCCTTGGCAGTAATCTGCTCGCCGATACAACTTCCGTTACAGGCGTTGATGAACATGAATTACACACACCAACTGAATTTTTCCTCGAACAAAATTATCCCAACCCGTTCAACCCGGTAACAGTTATAAGTTATCAGTTAAAAGGTAAAAATTTTGTTACGTTGAAGTTGTACGATGTGCTTGGGAAAGAAGTCGCTACATTGGTAAATGAAATTCAGAGCGGTGGGTATAAATCAATACGGTTTGATGGTTCATCGTTCTCAAGCGGCGTGTATTATTATCAATTGAATGTTGGAGATTTCAGCCAAACGAAAAAACTATTGTTATTGAGATAA
- the rodA gene encoding rod shape-determining protein RodA: MDNWFKESIDGVTLLVVLLLVSMSALSVYSATYDAGASVVFYRQLMWIGVGLLGMMIVMFIPFRTIQQWSYPAYGISLLLLAAVLVLGRSIAGSTSWFGVSGFGLQPSELVKATTILALATFLSRGNVYLFRFKHIVMAAGFVLIPVGLIVLQPDVGTAIIYLGMLLLLMYWSGLSVLFVLAVIAPGAAAIAALFGTTPFLIVTALTFVVLLLLRENKLGSAIVFSLTTLVGVSVQFIFARLAPHQQNRILTFINNEADPLGAGYNIIQAKIAIGSGGFTGKGYLQGSQTQLNFIPAQWTDFIFCVPSEEFGFLGACFVLILLALLLFRGIKIASLAKNKFASIVAIGIVATFTVHVAINIGMCMGIVPVIGVPLPLMSYGGSNMITNLLMVGLLLNMYANRKEY, translated from the coding sequence ATGGACAACTGGTTCAAAGAGAGCATTGACGGCGTAACGCTACTCGTTGTGTTGTTGCTCGTCTCGATGAGCGCGCTCTCGGTGTATAGTGCAACGTATGATGCTGGCGCGTCGGTCGTCTTCTATCGCCAACTGATGTGGATTGGTGTCGGCTTGCTTGGGATGATGATAGTCATGTTCATTCCGTTCCGGACAATTCAGCAATGGTCGTATCCGGCGTACGGAATTTCGTTGCTCTTGCTTGCCGCCGTGTTGGTTCTCGGTCGCAGTATCGCCGGCTCGACGAGTTGGTTCGGTGTCAGCGGATTCGGATTGCAACCATCGGAACTTGTGAAAGCGACGACCATCCTCGCTTTGGCAACATTTCTTTCCCGCGGCAATGTGTACCTGTTCCGGTTCAAACACATCGTCATGGCGGCGGGATTCGTCCTCATTCCTGTCGGGTTGATTGTGTTACAGCCCGATGTCGGAACGGCGATTATTTATCTCGGCATGTTGCTCTTGCTGATGTATTGGTCGGGATTATCAGTCTTATTCGTGCTTGCGGTAATTGCACCCGGCGCCGCCGCGATCGCCGCGCTGTTCGGAACAACTCCGTTTCTCATCGTCACCGCGCTTACGTTTGTTGTGTTGCTTCTTCTTCGCGAAAACAAACTCGGCTCTGCCATCGTCTTCTCGCTGACAACGTTGGTCGGTGTTTCCGTGCAGTTTATTTTTGCGCGGCTCGCACCGCACCAACAGAACCGTATTCTTACCTTCATCAATAACGAAGCAGACCCGCTCGGCGCGGGGTACAATATCATTCAGGCGAAAATTGCCATCGGTTCCGGCGGCTTCACCGGGAAAGGATACCTGCAAGGTTCACAGACGCAACTCAACTTTATCCCCGCACAATGGACTGATTTTATTTTCTGCGTTCCGAGTGAAGAGTTCGGGTTTCTTGGAGCGTGTTTCGTGCTGATATTACTCGCCCTGTTACTCTTTCGGGGAATCAAGATTGCATCGCTTGCAAAAAATAAGTTTGCAAGTATCGTTGCAATCGGTATCGTCGCAACGTTCACCGTACATGTTGCCATCAACATCGGCATGTGCATGGGAATTGTTCCGGTTATCGGTGTTCCGCTTCCGCTTATGAGTTACGGCGGCTCAAACATGATTACCAATCTACTTATGGTCGGGCTGTTGTTGAATATGTACGCGAATCGGAAAGAATACTAA
- a CDS encoding fumarate hydratase — MNQFKDSIYKLIVETSTNLPLDVRRAFTQAMKREIPGTQSSLALQTMAINTDMACDSEAPICQDTGMPTFEIKTPIGANQLAMKKQILEAIADATKNGKLRPNSVDSLTGKNSGNNLGAGTPVVHFEQWEEHDIEVKLLLKGGGCENKNIQYSLPCTLEHLGRADRDIEGIRKCIMHAVWQAQGHGCSVGAIGVGVGGDRTSGYSLAKAQLFRELDDINPNPELAKLENRIMEDANKLGVGAMGFGGAATLIGCKIGAYNRLPASFFVSVAYDCWAFRRLGVVLDAQSGSIKQWLYKGDSSTMKMASLEELPLTGREIRLTTPLSEAQVRSLKVGDVVLLSGKIVTGRDMIHHHLITHDAPVDLRGMALYHCGPVALKQGDKWFINAAGPTTSSREEPYQADVIKKFGLRAVIGKGGMGAKTLAGLKEFGAVYLNAIGGAAQYYSKCIVEVTRVDFLQEFGVPEAMWHMTVKDFPAIVTMDSHGNSLHADVEKVSGVELEKFREPMMV, encoded by the coding sequence ATGAACCAATTCAAAGACAGCATTTACAAACTTATCGTAGAAACCTCCACTAATTTACCGCTCGATGTTCGTCGGGCATTTACCCAAGCAATGAAACGCGAGATTCCCGGAACACAATCCTCTCTTGCATTGCAAACCATGGCAATCAATACCGACATGGCGTGCGACAGCGAAGCGCCGATTTGTCAGGACACGGGAATGCCGACGTTTGAAATCAAAACTCCCATTGGCGCGAACCAACTTGCGATGAAGAAACAAATTCTCGAAGCGATCGCCGACGCGACGAAGAACGGAAAACTTCGTCCCAATTCGGTGGATTCGCTCACCGGAAAAAACAGCGGCAACAATCTCGGCGCAGGAACTCCGGTCGTTCACTTCGAGCAATGGGAAGAGCATGATATTGAAGTGAAACTGCTTCTTAAAGGGGGCGGATGCGAAAATAAAAATATCCAATATTCTCTTCCATGCACACTTGAACATCTTGGACGTGCGGACAGAGACATCGAAGGAATTCGGAAGTGTATCATGCACGCAGTGTGGCAGGCACAGGGACACGGGTGCAGTGTCGGGGCGATTGGTGTCGGCGTTGGCGGCGACAGAACGTCCGGGTACTCGCTTGCAAAAGCACAACTCTTCCGCGAACTCGACGACATCAATCCAAATCCCGAACTTGCAAAACTGGAAAACAGAATCATGGAAGATGCGAACAAACTCGGAGTCGGTGCGATGGGGTTTGGCGGCGCAGCGACATTGATTGGCTGTAAAATCGGCGCATACAATCGCCTGCCTGCAAGTTTCTTTGTTTCCGTTGCGTATGATTGCTGGGCGTTTCGTCGTCTCGGCGTTGTGCTTGATGCGCAATCAGGCTCAATCAAACAATGGCTATACAAAGGCGATTCATCAACCATGAAGATGGCTTCGCTTGAAGAACTTCCTCTCACCGGAAGAGAAATCCGGTTGACAACGCCGCTTTCAGAAGCACAAGTACGAAGTTTGAAAGTCGGAGATGTTGTGTTGCTCAGCGGAAAGATTGTCACCGGACGCGATATGATTCATCATCATTTAATAACGCATGATGCACCGGTTGATTTGCGCGGCATGGCGTTGTATCATTGCGGACCGGTCGCGCTGAAGCAAGGCGACAAGTGGTTCATCAACGCGGCGGGACCGACGACAAGTAGTCGCGAAGAACCGTATCAGGCAGACGTGATTAAGAAATTCGGTTTGCGTGCGGTGATTGGCAAAGGCGGCATGGGAGCGAAGACACTTGCCGGACTGAAAGAGTTCGGCGCTGTCTATTTGAATGCCATCGGCGGCGCGGCACAATATTACTCAAAGTGCATCGTTGAAGTGACACGCGTGGATTTCCTTCAGGAGTTCGGTGTGCCAGAAGCGATGTGGCACATGACCGTGAAAGATTTCCCCGCCATCGTCACGATGGATTCACACGGTAACAGTCTTCATGCGGATGTTGAGAAAGTTTCGGGTGTTGAACTGGAAAAGTTCCGCGAACCGATGATGGTGTAA
- a CDS encoding type II toxin-antitoxin system RelE/ParE family toxin: protein MASKIRWSPRAISNLEHIYKYIATDSEYYASSFIRRLLSIIRAILSFPFAGRIVPEYSDYFLREKIFKNYRIVYRVKEPLIEIVAICHCSKPLEEIL, encoded by the coding sequence ATGGCAAGCAAAATAAGGTGGTCGCCACGCGCCATCTCAAATCTTGAACATATCTACAAATATATAGCGACCGATTCTGAGTATTATGCTTCATCGTTCATACGGCGATTGCTTTCAATCATCAGGGCAATACTAAGCTTCCCGTTTGCTGGACGCATCGTTCCTGAGTACAGCGATTATTTCCTCCGCGAAAAAATCTTCAAAAACTACCGAATAGTTTACCGAGTAAAAGAACCGCTCATCGAAATCGTTGCAATATGTCATTGCTCGAAACCATTGGAGGAAATACTGTAA
- the glgP gene encoding alpha-glucan family phosphorylase, with protein MIRPIHTHTVAPSLPKELQCLQFIAYNLLWVWDHDLMELFFRMDPDLWELTNHNPVMMLGTMSQQRLNILSHDDAFMSQVERCCGKLKSYLTTSSSWFKKSHPDAEKLQIAYFSAEFGLTECLQNYSGGLGVLAGDHLKSASDLGLPIIGIGLLYQQGYFRQYLNADGWQQERYPENDFYTLPLHLERNENGKPKTISIELPGRSVAAQIWKVQVGRNPLYLLDTNIPQNNPADQNITDQLYGGDKEMRIKQEILLGIGGYRALHLLGYSPTVYHINEGHSAFLTLERSLDLMKAQNLSFAQAAEATMASMVFTTHTPVPAGNDYFPPELMKKYFSFMAEQLGLEIDEFLALGRQNPEDETEHFCMTVLALRMSDFSNGVSKLHGQVSRKLWQKVWEGIPVNELPISSITNGVHAPSWISRDIAGLYDRYLGPTWREDPGHHGMWSRVLHIPDEELWRTHERRRERLVAFARQRLGNQLTARGVPASEIAQAREVLNPDALTIGFARRFATYKRAALLLRNPERLIKILSNKERPVQIIFAGKAHPMDNEGKDIIRQIAHFERNPEVRRRMVFIEDYDMVVARYLVQGVDIWLNTPRRPLEASGTSGMKATLNGALNVSILDGWWDEAYNSGNGWAIGQGEEYAEEKYQDDVESNLLYDLLEKEIVPLYYSRGEDDLPRQWIARMKTAMRTIGPEFNSNRMVRQYTEEMYLHAAKREASLSANNFERAKSFAVWLEHIQEHWEELKIAGVHVDGDDGMKVGDTLAVKATIELGALNASDISVELYYGQLNAKGEIEEPKMIAMKPVSASKGKPATFEGTIRLDSSGRMGHTVRVLPLHPDLHSPFRLGLILWA; from the coding sequence ATGATTCGACCTATCCATACACATACTGTCGCGCCTTCGCTTCCGAAGGAACTGCAATGTTTACAATTCATTGCCTACAATCTTCTCTGGGTGTGGGACCATGACCTGATGGAATTATTCTTTCGCATGGACCCGGACCTGTGGGAACTCACCAACCACAACCCGGTGATGATGCTCGGCACAATGAGTCAGCAACGACTGAACATACTTTCCCACGACGACGCATTCATGTCGCAGGTGGAGCGATGCTGCGGCAAACTGAAATCGTATCTTACAACATCTTCGAGTTGGTTTAAGAAAAGTCATCCCGACGCGGAGAAACTTCAAATTGCATATTTCTCTGCCGAGTTCGGCTTGACGGAATGCCTGCAAAATTATTCCGGAGGATTGGGAGTGCTGGCAGGCGACCATCTCAAATCGGCAAGCGATTTGGGACTTCCGATTATCGGTATCGGGTTACTCTATCAGCAAGGATATTTCCGACAATATTTAAACGCCGACGGCTGGCAACAGGAACGGTATCCTGAAAATGATTTCTACACGTTGCCGCTTCATCTCGAACGAAACGAAAACGGCAAACCCAAAACAATTTCCATCGAACTTCCCGGTCGTTCGGTCGCGGCGCAAATCTGGAAGGTACAGGTCGGGCGCAATCCGTTGTACCTGCTCGACACGAACATCCCGCAGAATAATCCCGCCGACCAAAACATCACCGACCAACTCTACGGCGGCGACAAGGAAATGCGCATCAAACAGGAAATTCTTCTCGGCATCGGCGGGTACAGGGCGTTACACTTGCTCGGCTATTCTCCGACGGTGTATCATATCAACGAAGGACATTCCGCATTTCTCACGCTCGAACGAAGCCTTGATTTGATGAAGGCGCAGAACCTTTCATTCGCACAGGCGGCGGAAGCCACGATGGCGAGCATGGTCTTCACAACGCACACGCCCGTGCCTGCCGGCAACGATTACTTCCCGCCCGAGTTGATGAAAAAATATTTTTCGTTCATGGCAGAACAACTTGGGTTGGAGATTGATGAATTTCTCGCGCTCGGCAGACAAAATCCCGAAGACGAAACGGAACATTTCTGCATGACGGTTCTTGCGCTTCGAATGTCAGATTTCAGTAACGGGGTGAGCAAGTTACATGGACAGGTTTCGCGCAAACTCTGGCAAAAAGTGTGGGAAGGAATTCCCGTGAACGAACTTCCGATTTCTTCGATTACCAACGGTGTTCACGCTCCTTCGTGGATCAGCCGCGACATTGCCGGTTTGTACGACAGATATTTGGGACCGACATGGCGTGAAGACCCGGGGCATCACGGAATGTGGAGTCGCGTTCTTCATATTCCCGATGAAGAACTCTGGCGAACGCATGAACGACGGCGTGAACGGCTCGTCGCGTTTGCGCGTCAACGATTGGGAAATCAATTAACAGCGCGCGGAGTACCGGCATCAGAAATTGCACAGGCGCGTGAGGTGCTGAATCCCGACGCTCTCACGATTGGTTTTGCACGACGGTTTGCAACGTACAAACGCGCTGCATTACTTCTCAGAAATCCTGAACGACTCATCAAAATTCTTTCCAACAAAGAACGACCGGTACAAATTATCTTTGCGGGGAAAGCGCACCCGATGGATAATGAAGGCAAAGATATTATCCGACAAATAGCTCACTTCGAGCGGAATCCTGAAGTGCGGCGGCGCATGGTGTTCATTGAAGATTATGATATGGTGGTAGCGCGGTATCTTGTGCAGGGAGTTGATATTTGGCTGAACACGCCGCGCCGTCCGCTGGAAGCGAGCGGCACAAGCGGAATGAAAGCAACGCTCAACGGCGCGCTCAATGTCAGCATCCTCGATGGTTGGTGGGATGAAGCGTATAACAGCGGCAACGGTTGGGCAATCGGGCAGGGAGAGGAATACGCGGAAGAAAAATATCAGGACGATGTTGAATCGAATTTGCTCTATGATTTACTGGAAAAAGAAATTGTTCCGTTGTATTATTCGCGCGGCGAAGATGATTTACCTCGTCAATGGATTGCGCGGATGAAAACCGCGATGCGAACCATCGGACCGGAATTCAACAGCAACCGGATGGTGCGGCAATACACGGAAGAGATGTACCTCCACGCCGCAAAACGGGAAGCGAGTCTGAGCGCGAACAATTTCGAGCGTGCGAAATCATTCGCCGTGTGGCTCGAACACATTCAGGAACATTGGGAAGAACTGAAAATTGCCGGTGTCCATGTTGACGGCGACGATGGAATGAAAGTCGGAGATACGCTTGCCGTGAAAGCGACGATAGAACTCGGTGCGTTGAACGCTTCCGATATTTCCGTTGAACTCTATTACGGACAACTCAATGCAAAAGGAGAAATCGAAGAGCCGAAAATGATTGCGATGAAACCGGTCAGTGCATCCAAAGGAAAACCTGCAACATTCGAAGGCACAATCAGATTGGATTCGAGCGGAAGAATGGGGCACACCGTACGCGTTCTCCCTCTTCATCCCGACTTACATAGTCCGTTTCGGTTAGGGTTGATTTTGTGGGCGTGA
- a CDS encoding rod shape-determining protein → MGMLSLFCPDLAIDLGTANTLIYMKGKGVVLNEPSIVAFDRNTKRIVAIGNEAREMLGRTHRDIRTIRPMKDGVIADFEIAEGMLREFIKKIHAGLFPSRRIVVCVPSGVTEVEKRAVRDSAEHAGAKEVHLIAEPMASAIGIGMDVDAPVGNMVVDIGGGTTEIAVIALSGIVNMESIRVAGDEMNNAIIQFFKKNYNMLIGERTGEAIKCEVGSAMPLKEEISIQVKGRDLVNGIPKTVETNSAEIRECLNEAIQSIVDAIKLTLERTPPELSADILDRGIMLSGGGALIKHLDERIRRDTSLPVHVAEDPLTAVVRGTGKVLENLGHYSKVLIKTRRY, encoded by the coding sequence ATGGGAATGCTCTCCCTTTTTTGTCCTGATTTAGCAATTGACCTCGGCACGGCAAACACCCTCATTTACATGAAGGGAAAAGGCGTGGTGCTGAACGAACCTTCGATTGTCGCGTTCGACAGAAACACGAAACGCATCGTTGCAATCGGCAACGAAGCGCGTGAGATGTTGGGGCGCACACACCGCGACATCCGCACAATTCGCCCGATGAAGGACGGTGTGATTGCCGACTTTGAAATCGCAGAAGGAATGTTGCGCGAGTTCATTAAAAAAATTCATGCAGGATTATTTCCGAGCAGGCGCATTGTTGTCTGCGTCCCGAGCGGCGTGACGGAAGTAGAGAAGCGCGCTGTCCGCGATTCTGCCGAGCATGCAGGGGCAAAAGAAGTTCACCTGATTGCAGAACCGATGGCATCGGCAATTGGTATCGGGATGGATGTTGACGCGCCTGTCGGAAACATGGTGGTGGATATTGGCGGCGGCACAACCGAAATTGCCGTCATTGCTCTTTCGGGAATTGTAAACATGGAATCCATCCGTGTGGCGGGCGACGAGATGAACAACGCCATCATTCAGTTTTTCAAAAAGAATTATAACATGCTGATTGGCGAACGGACCGGCGAAGCAATCAAATGCGAAGTCGGTTCTGCGATGCCGCTGAAGGAGGAAATTTCAATTCAGGTAAAAGGGCGCGATTTGGTGAACGGCATTCCAAAAACGGTCGAAACCAACTCTGCTGAAATACGCGAATGTCTGAATGAGGCAATTCAATCCATTGTTGATGCCATCAAACTGACGCTTGAACGAACGCCCCCTGAACTTTCTGCCGATATTCTTGACCGGGGTATCATGCTCTCCGGCGGCGGCGCGCTCATCAAACATTTGGATGAACGCATTCGCCGCGACACAAGTTTACCCGTTCACGTCGCCGAAGACCCGCTCACAGCAGTTGTTCGCGGCACCGGAAAAGTTCTTGAAAATCTCGGACACTACTCGAAGGTGTTGATTAAGACAAGGAGATATTGA